Proteins from a single region of Oncorhynchus tshawytscha isolate Ot180627B linkage group LG03, Otsh_v2.0, whole genome shotgun sequence:
- the armc8 gene encoding armadillo repeat-containing protein 8 isoform X1, with the protein MACLLEAPLRISVLSEVTATSRHYVDRLFDPDPQKVLQGVIDMKNAVIGNNKQKANLIVLGAVPRLLYLLQQGSSSSELRAECAVVLGSLAMGTENNIKSLVDCHIIPALLQGLLCPDLIFIEACLRCLRTVFISPVTPVQLLYTDPTVIPHLMSLLSRSQRTQEYITQIFSHCCKTPEHQTVLFNHGAIQNIAPLLISPSYKVRMQALKCFSVLAYENTQVSMTLVNVLVDEELLSQVFVRMMQRDQPIDMQLTAAKCLTYMCRAGAIRTDDSCIVLKTLPCLVRMCSKERLLEERVEGAETLAYLMEPDVELQRIASVTDHLVAMLADYFKYPSSVSAITDIKRLDHDLKHAHELRQAAFKLYASLGSNDEDIRKKITETENMMDRIVSGLSESSVKVRLAAVRCLHSLSRSVQQLRTSFHDHAVWKPLMKLLQNAPDEVLVMASSTLCNLLLEFSPSKEPILESGVIELLCSLTQSDSPALRVNGIWALMNMAFQADQKVKGEIVRALGTEQLFRLLSDPDSNVLMKTLGLLRNLLSTRPHIDQVMSSHGKQIMQAVTLILEGEHSIEVKEQTLCILANIADGNTAKELIMTNDDILQKIKYYMAHSNVKLQLAATFCISNLIWNEEDGEANAMTGSQERQDKLRELGFVDILHKLTQASDPNLCDRAKTAMQQYLA; encoded by the exons atggcGTGCTTGTTGGAGGCCCCTCTCCGCATCAGCGTGCTATCT GAGGTCACGGCCACCAGTCGCCATTATGTTGACAGGCTTTTTGACCCTGACCCGCAGAAAGTGCTGCAGGGAGTCAT TGACATGAAGAATGCTGTCATCGGAAACAACAAACAGAAAGCCAACCTGATTGTCCTGGGAGCTGTGcccag GTTACTATATCTGCTCCAGCAGGGCTCGTCCAGCTCAGAGCTGAGGGCAGAGTGTGCGGTGGTGCTGGGCAGTCTGGCCATGGGCACTGAGAACAACATCAAGTCCCTGGTGGACTGTCACATCATCCCTGCCCTACTGCAAG GTCTCCTATGTCCAGACCTGATCTTCATCGAGGCTTGTCTACGCTGCCTCAGGACAGTCTTCATCAGTCCAGTCACCCCAGTGCAGCTGCTCTACACT GACCCCACTGTGATCCCCCACCTCATGTCCCTGCTGAGTCGGTCACAGCGGACGCAGGAGTACATCACCCAGATCTTCTCCCACTGCTGCAAG acTCCGGAGCACCAGACGGTTCTGTTTAACCACGGGGCTATCCAGAACATTgctcctcttctcatctctccctcctataAG GTACGGATGCAAGCATTAAAATGCTTCTCGGTCCTGGCCTACGAGAACACTCAGGTCTCCATGACACTGGTGAATG tgCTGGTGGATGAGGAGCTGCTCTCTCAGGTATTTGTCAGAATGATGCAAAGGGATCAGCCCATTGACATGCAGCTCACAGCAGCCAAGTG tcTAACATACATGTGTCGAGCAGGAGCCATTAGGACAGATGACAGCTGCATCGTGTTAAAG ACCCTGCCGTGCCTGGTGAGGATGTGCAGTAAGGAGAGGTTGTTGGAGGAGCGTGTGGAGGGGGCCGAGACCCTGGCCTACCTGATGGAGCCTGATGTGGAGCTGCAGAGGATCGCCAGTGTAACCGACCACCTAGTGGCCATGCTGGCTGACTACTTCAAATACCCCAGCTCTGTCAGCGCCATCACTGACATCAAGAGG TTGGATCACGACCTGAAGCATGCTCACGAGCTGAGACAAGCTGCCTTTAAACTGTACGCCTCACTGGGCTCCAATGACGAAGATATCCGCAAGAAG atcacagagacagagaacatgaTGGACAGGATAGTGAGTGGCCTGTCAGAATCCAGCGTCAAGGTGCGGCTAGCTGCCGTCAG GTGTCTTCACAGTCTGTCCCGGTCAGTCCAGCAGTTGAGGACTAGTTTTCATGACCACGCCGTATGGAAGCCCCTTATGAAG TTGTTACAGAACGCTCCAGACGAGGTGTTGGTCATGGCCTCTTCTACACTATGCAACCTGCTACTGGAGTTTTCACCCAGCAAAGAG CCCATCTTGGAGTCAGGGGTGATCGAGTTACTATGCAGTCTGACCCAGAGTGATAGTCCAGCCCTGAGGGTCAATGGCATCTGGGCTCTAATG AACATGGCGTTCCAGGCGGACCAGAAGGTGAAGGGGGAGATTGTGAGAGCGTTGGGAACAGAGCAGCTCTTCCGTCTGctttctgaccctgactctaacGTCCTGATGAAGACCCTGGGCCTGCTACGGAACCTGCTCTCCACACGACCC CACATAGACCAGGTCATGAGTTCTCATGGGAAGCAGATCATGCAGGCAGTCACTCTAATCCTCGAGGGAGAACACAGCATCGAGGTCAAGGAACAG acacTCTGTATCCTAGCCAACATTGCCGACGGCAACACAGCCAAGGAACTCATCATGACCAATGACGACATCCTCCAGAAAATCAAATATTACATG GCTCACTCTAATGTGAAGCTGCAGCTGGCGGCCACCTTCTGTATCTCCAACCTGATCTGGAACGAGGAGGACGGTGAGGCCAACGCCATGACAG gttCCCAGGAGCGTCAGGACAAGCTGAGGGAGTTGGGCTTTGTAGACATCCTGCACAAACTCACCCAGGCCTCAGACCCCAACCTCTGTGACAG gGCGAAGACGGCAATGCAGCAGTATCTGGCGTGA
- the armc8 gene encoding armadillo repeat-containing protein 8 isoform X2 yields MACLLEAPLRISVLSEVTATSRHYVDRLFDPDPQKVLQGVIDMKNAVIGNNKQKANLIVLGAVPRLLYLLQQGSSSSELRAECAVVLGSLAMGTENNIKSLVDCHIIPALLQGLLCPDLIFIEACLRCLRTVFISPVTPVQLLYTDPTVIPHLMSLLSRSQRTQEYITQIFSHCCKTPEHQTVLFNHGAIQNIAPLLISPSYKVRMQALKCFSVLAYENTQVSMTLVNVLVDEELLSQVFVRMMQRDQPIDMQLTAAKCLTYMCRAGAIRTDDSCIVLKTLPCLVRMCSKERLLEERVEGAETLAYLMEPDVELQRIASVTDHLVAMLADYFKYPSSVSAITDIKRLDHDLKHAHELRQAAFKLYASLGSNDEDIRKKITETENMMDRIVSGLSESSVKVRLAAVRCLHSLSRSVQQLRTSFHDHAVWKPLMKLLQNAPDEVLVMASSTLCNLLLEFSPSKEPILESGVIELLCSLTQSDSPALRVNGIWALMNMAFQADQKVKGEIVRALGTEQLFRLLSDPDSNVLMKTLGLLRNLLSTRPHIDQVMSSHGKQIMQAVTLILEGEHSIEVKEQTLCILANIADGNTAKELIMTNDDILQKIKYYMAHSNVKLQLAATFCISNLIWNEEDGSQERQDKLRELGFVDILHKLTQASDPNLCDRAKTAMQQYLA; encoded by the exons atggcGTGCTTGTTGGAGGCCCCTCTCCGCATCAGCGTGCTATCT GAGGTCACGGCCACCAGTCGCCATTATGTTGACAGGCTTTTTGACCCTGACCCGCAGAAAGTGCTGCAGGGAGTCAT TGACATGAAGAATGCTGTCATCGGAAACAACAAACAGAAAGCCAACCTGATTGTCCTGGGAGCTGTGcccag GTTACTATATCTGCTCCAGCAGGGCTCGTCCAGCTCAGAGCTGAGGGCAGAGTGTGCGGTGGTGCTGGGCAGTCTGGCCATGGGCACTGAGAACAACATCAAGTCCCTGGTGGACTGTCACATCATCCCTGCCCTACTGCAAG GTCTCCTATGTCCAGACCTGATCTTCATCGAGGCTTGTCTACGCTGCCTCAGGACAGTCTTCATCAGTCCAGTCACCCCAGTGCAGCTGCTCTACACT GACCCCACTGTGATCCCCCACCTCATGTCCCTGCTGAGTCGGTCACAGCGGACGCAGGAGTACATCACCCAGATCTTCTCCCACTGCTGCAAG acTCCGGAGCACCAGACGGTTCTGTTTAACCACGGGGCTATCCAGAACATTgctcctcttctcatctctccctcctataAG GTACGGATGCAAGCATTAAAATGCTTCTCGGTCCTGGCCTACGAGAACACTCAGGTCTCCATGACACTGGTGAATG tgCTGGTGGATGAGGAGCTGCTCTCTCAGGTATTTGTCAGAATGATGCAAAGGGATCAGCCCATTGACATGCAGCTCACAGCAGCCAAGTG tcTAACATACATGTGTCGAGCAGGAGCCATTAGGACAGATGACAGCTGCATCGTGTTAAAG ACCCTGCCGTGCCTGGTGAGGATGTGCAGTAAGGAGAGGTTGTTGGAGGAGCGTGTGGAGGGGGCCGAGACCCTGGCCTACCTGATGGAGCCTGATGTGGAGCTGCAGAGGATCGCCAGTGTAACCGACCACCTAGTGGCCATGCTGGCTGACTACTTCAAATACCCCAGCTCTGTCAGCGCCATCACTGACATCAAGAGG TTGGATCACGACCTGAAGCATGCTCACGAGCTGAGACAAGCTGCCTTTAAACTGTACGCCTCACTGGGCTCCAATGACGAAGATATCCGCAAGAAG atcacagagacagagaacatgaTGGACAGGATAGTGAGTGGCCTGTCAGAATCCAGCGTCAAGGTGCGGCTAGCTGCCGTCAG GTGTCTTCACAGTCTGTCCCGGTCAGTCCAGCAGTTGAGGACTAGTTTTCATGACCACGCCGTATGGAAGCCCCTTATGAAG TTGTTACAGAACGCTCCAGACGAGGTGTTGGTCATGGCCTCTTCTACACTATGCAACCTGCTACTGGAGTTTTCACCCAGCAAAGAG CCCATCTTGGAGTCAGGGGTGATCGAGTTACTATGCAGTCTGACCCAGAGTGATAGTCCAGCCCTGAGGGTCAATGGCATCTGGGCTCTAATG AACATGGCGTTCCAGGCGGACCAGAAGGTGAAGGGGGAGATTGTGAGAGCGTTGGGAACAGAGCAGCTCTTCCGTCTGctttctgaccctgactctaacGTCCTGATGAAGACCCTGGGCCTGCTACGGAACCTGCTCTCCACACGACCC CACATAGACCAGGTCATGAGTTCTCATGGGAAGCAGATCATGCAGGCAGTCACTCTAATCCTCGAGGGAGAACACAGCATCGAGGTCAAGGAACAG acacTCTGTATCCTAGCCAACATTGCCGACGGCAACACAGCCAAGGAACTCATCATGACCAATGACGACATCCTCCAGAAAATCAAATATTACATG GCTCACTCTAATGTGAAGCTGCAGCTGGCGGCCACCTTCTGTATCTCCAACCTGATCTGGAACGAGGAGGACG gttCCCAGGAGCGTCAGGACAAGCTGAGGGAGTTGGGCTTTGTAGACATCCTGCACAAACTCACCCAGGCCTCAGACCCCAACCTCTGTGACAG gGCGAAGACGGCAATGCAGCAGTATCTGGCGTGA